From Cygnus atratus isolate AKBS03 ecotype Queensland, Australia chromosome 1, CAtr_DNAZoo_HiC_assembly, whole genome shotgun sequence, the proteins below share one genomic window:
- the EIF5B gene encoding eukaryotic translation initiation factor 5B isoform X2, with product MLSGSDDDDLEIQLKKNKGKTQKSNKKHDMSEDETNIKKSKERVGTLSTGESGDESDDVSQPRKGQKKNQKPKSAPAAESGDEEEESSFKVKTVAQKKAEKKERERKKREEEKAKLRKQKEKEELEGGKEPAKLKEAPKKAEEKASPEVMAPATGEKGETPAGAEADDNEGDKKKKDKKKKKGEKEEKEKEKKKGPSKATVKAMQEALAKMKEEEERAKREEEERIRRLEELEAKRKEEERLEQERKERKKQKEKERKERLKKEGKLLTKAQREARARAEATLKLLQAQGVEVPSKDSVPKKRPIYEDKKKKKQQQPENKEVSESLEVTSPAEDAVELETPVKEETPLPVEPVSEEKEEEEEAEDAGLDDWEAMVSDEDGEKESKPVHIEVKEQNEVDEEEEEEEEDEDEEEEESEESEDGESEGSDDEDEKTSDEREADSQAAGKQSMEKKPSKEISSDSEYDSDDDRTKEERAYDKAKRRIEKRRAENSKNVNTEKLRAPVICVLGHVDTGKTKILDKLRHTHVQDSEAGGITQQIGATNVPLEAINEQTKMVKNFDRENIKIPGMLIIDTPGHESFSNLRNRGSSLCDIAILVVDIMHGLEPQTIESINLLKSKKCPFIVALNKIDRLYDWKKSPDTDVAVTLKKQKKNTKDEFEERAKAIIVEFAKQGLNAALFYENKDPRTFVSLVPTSAHTGDGMGSLIALLVELTQTMLTKRLAECQELRAQVMEVKALPGMGTTIDVILINGRLKEGDTIIVPGVEGPIVTQIRGLLLPPPMKELRVKNQYEKHKEVVAAQGVKILGKDLEKTLAGLPLLVAYKEDEVPVLKDELIHELKQTLNAIKLEEKGVYVQASTLGSLEALLEFLKTSEVPYAGINIGPVHKKDVMKASVMLEHDPQYAVILAFDVRIERDAQEMADSLGVRIFSAEIIYHLFDAFTKYRQDYKKQKQEEFKHIAVFPCKMKILPQFIFNSRDPIVMGVVVEAGQVKQGTPMCVPSKNFVEIGIVTSIEINHKPVEVAKKGQEVCVKIEPIPGESPKMYGRHFEATDILVSKISRQSIDALKDWFRDEMQKSDWQLIVELKKVFEII from the exons atGCTTTCTGGCAGCGATGATGATGATCTTGAGATTcagcttaagaaaaacaaagggaaaactCAGAAGTCAAATAAAAAGCATGATATGTCAGAAGATGAAACTAacattaagaaaagcaaagagcgTGTGGGGACATTGTCTACAGGTGAGAGTGGTGATGAATCAGATGACGTCTCCCAACCtagaaaaggacaaaagaaaaaccaaaaacccaagTCCGCTCCTGCAGCTGAAAGTggagatgaggaagaagagtcttcattcaaagtaaaaacagtggctcagaagaaagcagaaaaaaaagaacgtGAAAGGAAAAAACGCgaggaagaaaaagccaagctgaggaaacaaaaagagaaagaagaattagAAGGCGGTAAAGAACCAGCAAAGCTGAAGGAAGCTccaaaaaaagctgaagagaaggCTTCTCCTGAAGTCATGGCCCCTGCcacaggggaaaaaggagagactcctgcaggagcagagg CTGATGACAATGagggagacaaaaagaaaaaagacaagaaaaaaaagaaaggtgagaaagaagaaaaagaaaaagagaagaaaaaggggcCCAGTAAAGCCACAGTTAAAGCTATGCAGGAAGCCTTGGCTAAaatgaaagaggaggaggaacgggcaaaaagagaagaagaagaacgCATAAGACGACTAGAGGAATTAGAAGCTAAGCGCAAAGAGGAG GAACGATTAGaacaagagaggaaagaaagaaagaagcagaaagaaaaagagaggaaggagcgtttgaagaaggagggaaaacTTTTAACAAAAGCTCAGCGAGAAGCCAGAGCCAGAGCAGAGGCTACGCTTAAACTGCTCCAAGCTCAGG GTGTTGAAGTGCCATCCAAAGACTCTGTGCCAAAGAAGAGGCCAATatatgaagacaaaaagaaaaagaagcagcagcagccagaaaatAAGGAAG tttcagAAAGCTTGGAGGTAACTTCCCCTGCTGAAGATGCTGTAGAACTAGAAACACCAGTGAAAGAAGAGACTCCTCTTCCAGTAGAGCCAG TTtcagaagagaaggaggaagaagaagaagcagaagatgcGGGTTTGGATGACTGGGAAGCTATGGTTAGTGATGAAGATGGAGAGAAAG AGAGCAAACCTGTCCACATTGAAgtcaaagaacaaaatgaagtggatgaggaagaagaggaggaggaagaggatgaggatgaagaagaggaggagagtgAAGAATCTGAAGATGGAGAAAGTGAAGGGAGtgatgatgaagatgaaaaGACTTCAGACGAGAGAGAGGCAGACTCCCAAGCTGCTGGAAAACAATCTATGGAAAAAAAGCCCAGCAAGGAAATAAGCTCTGATTCCGAGTATGACTCGGATGATGACCGCACTAAGGAAGAACGTGCTTATGACAAAGCTAAACGGAGAATTGAG AAACGACGAgctgaaaatagcaaaaatgtgAACACTGAAAAACTCAGAGCACCAGTTATTTGTGTCCTGGGGCATGTAGACACAGGCAAGACCAAAATTTTAGATAAG cTCCGCCATACTCACGTACAGGACAGTGAAGCTGGTGGTATCACTCAGCAGATCGGTGCGACTAATGTACCCCTTGAAGCTATTAATGAACAAACTAAGATGGTGAAAAAT tTTGACAGAGAGAACATAAAAATTCCAGGAATGCTGATAATTGACACTCCAGGACATGAGTCTTTCAG CAATCTAAGAAATAGAGGAAGCTCACTTTGTGATATCGCCATTCTCGTAGTTGACATCATGCATGGTTTGGAGCCACAGACAATTGAATCAATAAATCTGTTGAAATCTAAGAAATGCCCCTTTATAGTAGCTCTCAACAAG aTTGATAGGTTatatgactggaaaaaaagtccAGATACAGATGTAGCTGTAActttaaagaagcagaaaaagaatacaaaagatGAATTTGAAGAACGTGCAAAAGCCATTATAGTGGAATTTGCGAAACAG GGCTTGAATGCTGCCTTGTTTTATGAGAATAAGGATCCCCgcacttttgtttctcttgtacCTACCTCTGCTCACACAGGGGATGGCATGGGAAGTCTGATAGCTCTTCTCGTTGAGCTAACGCAAACTATGCTGACCAAGAGACTGGCTGAGTGTCAAGAACTGAGAGCTCAAGTCATGGAG GTTAAAGCACTGCCAGGCATGGGCACTACCATAGATGTTATTTTGATTAACGGGCGCCTGAAAGAAGGAGACACCATTATTGTTCCTGGGGTAGAAGGTCCCATAGTAACTCAGATTAGAGgtcttctgctgcctcctcctaTGAAGGAGCTACGAGTTAAG AACCAGTATGAAAAGCACAAAGAGGTCGTTGCTGCTCAAGGTGTGAAGATTCTTGGGAAGGATTTGGAAAAAACACTGGCTGGTTTGCCACTGCTCGTAGCTTATAAAGAGGATGAAGTCCCAGTCCTCAAG gaTGAACTAATACACGAACTGAAGCAAACACTGAATGCAATCAAATTAGAAGAGAAGGGTGTTTATGTCCAGGCTTCTACTTTAGGGTCTTTGGAAGCATTACTTGAATTTCTTAAAACATCAGAAGTGCCA TACGCAGGAATTAATATAGGTCCTGTCCATAAAAAAGACGTTATGAAGGCATCAGTTATGTTGGAGCATGACCCACA ATACGCAGTCATCCTAGCGTTTGATGTGAGGATTGAACGCGATGCACAGGAAATGGCTGATAGTTTAGGAGTTCGAATTTTTAGTGCTGAAATTATTTATCACTTATTTGATGCCTTCACAAAATATAGACAAGActacaaaaaacagaaacaagaagaatTCAA GCATATAGCAGTATTCCCTTGCAAGATGAAAATACTCCCTCAGTTTATTTTCAACTCCCGTGACCCAATAGTGATGGGTGTCGTTGTGGAGGCAGGCCAGGTGAAGCAGGGCACTCCCATGTGCGTACCCAGCAAAAAT TTTGTTGAAATTGGAATAGTTACAAGTATTGAAATAAACCACAAGCCAGTGGAGGTTGCAAAAAAAGGCCAAGAAGTATGTGTTAAAATAGAACCTATTCCTGGTGAATCACCTAAAATGTATGGGCGACATTTTGAAGCAACAGACATCCTCGTCAGTAAG ATCAGTCGTCAGTCCATCGATGCTCTGAAGGACTGGTTCAGAGACGAAATGCAGAAGTCTGACTGGCAGCTTATAGTAGAGCTGAAGAAAGTGTTTGAAATCATCTAG
- the EIF5B gene encoding eukaryotic translation initiation factor 5B isoform X1 has product MGKKQKNKSEDGAKDDIDIDALAAEIEGAGAAKEQEPQKSKGKKKKEKKKQDFDEDDILKELEELSIEAQGGKADREPSAGKVENDREESLSKQDKKRKGKNKKANIENDYDSEEEEHKDTKSKKTQKAKQDMLSGSDDDDLEIQLKKNKGKTQKSNKKHDMSEDETNIKKSKERVGTLSTGESGDESDDVSQPRKGQKKNQKPKSAPAAESGDEEEESSFKVKTVAQKKAEKKERERKKREEEKAKLRKQKEKEELEGGKEPAKLKEAPKKAEEKASPEVMAPATGEKGETPAGAEADDNEGDKKKKDKKKKKGEKEEKEKEKKKGPSKATVKAMQEALAKMKEEEERAKREEEERIRRLEELEAKRKEEERLEQERKERKKQKEKERKERLKKEGKLLTKAQREARARAEATLKLLQAQGVEVPSKDSVPKKRPIYEDKKKKKQQQPENKEVSESLEVTSPAEDAVELETPVKEETPLPVEPVSEEKEEEEEAEDAGLDDWEAMVSDEDGEKESKPVHIEVKEQNEVDEEEEEEEEDEDEEEEESEESEDGESEGSDDEDEKTSDEREADSQAAGKQSMEKKPSKEISSDSEYDSDDDRTKEERAYDKAKRRIEKRRAENSKNVNTEKLRAPVICVLGHVDTGKTKILDKLRHTHVQDSEAGGITQQIGATNVPLEAINEQTKMVKNFDRENIKIPGMLIIDTPGHESFSNLRNRGSSLCDIAILVVDIMHGLEPQTIESINLLKSKKCPFIVALNKIDRLYDWKKSPDTDVAVTLKKQKKNTKDEFEERAKAIIVEFAKQGLNAALFYENKDPRTFVSLVPTSAHTGDGMGSLIALLVELTQTMLTKRLAECQELRAQVMEVKALPGMGTTIDVILINGRLKEGDTIIVPGVEGPIVTQIRGLLLPPPMKELRVKNQYEKHKEVVAAQGVKILGKDLEKTLAGLPLLVAYKEDEVPVLKDELIHELKQTLNAIKLEEKGVYVQASTLGSLEALLEFLKTSEVPYAGINIGPVHKKDVMKASVMLEHDPQYAVILAFDVRIERDAQEMADSLGVRIFSAEIIYHLFDAFTKYRQDYKKQKQEEFKHIAVFPCKMKILPQFIFNSRDPIVMGVVVEAGQVKQGTPMCVPSKNFVEIGIVTSIEINHKPVEVAKKGQEVCVKIEPIPGESPKMYGRHFEATDILVSKISRQSIDALKDWFRDEMQKSDWQLIVELKKVFEII; this is encoded by the exons tgcAAAAGATGATATCGATATTGATGCCCTTGCTGCTGAGATAGAAGGTGCAGGAGCTGCGAAGGAGCAAGAACCTCAGAAAtccaaaggcaaaaagaaaaaagagaagaagaaacaggattttga TGAAGATGATATCCTGAAGGAGCTGGAAGAACTGTCAATAGAGGCACAAGGAGGGAAAGCTGACAGGGAACCTTCTGCAGGAAAG GTTGaaaatgacagagaagaaagcttatcaaaacaagacaaaaaaagaaaaggaaagaataaaaaagctaaTATTGAAAATGACTATGACAGTGAGGAAGAGGAACATAAAGATACAAAATCTAAAAAaactcagaaagcaaaacaagacatGCTTTCTGGCAGCGATGATGATGATCTTGAGATTcagcttaagaaaaacaaagggaaaactCAGAAGTCAAATAAAAAGCATGATATGTCAGAAGATGAAACTAacattaagaaaagcaaagagcgTGTGGGGACATTGTCTACAGGTGAGAGTGGTGATGAATCAGATGACGTCTCCCAACCtagaaaaggacaaaagaaaaaccaaaaacccaagTCCGCTCCTGCAGCTGAAAGTggagatgaggaagaagagtcttcattcaaagtaaaaacagtggctcagaagaaagcagaaaaaaaagaacgtGAAAGGAAAAAACGCgaggaagaaaaagccaagctgaggaaacaaaaagagaaagaagaattagAAGGCGGTAAAGAACCAGCAAAGCTGAAGGAAGCTccaaaaaaagctgaagagaaggCTTCTCCTGAAGTCATGGCCCCTGCcacaggggaaaaaggagagactcctgcaggagcagagg CTGATGACAATGagggagacaaaaagaaaaaagacaagaaaaaaaagaaaggtgagaaagaagaaaaagaaaaagagaagaaaaaggggcCCAGTAAAGCCACAGTTAAAGCTATGCAGGAAGCCTTGGCTAAaatgaaagaggaggaggaacgggcaaaaagagaagaagaagaacgCATAAGACGACTAGAGGAATTAGAAGCTAAGCGCAAAGAGGAG GAACGATTAGaacaagagaggaaagaaagaaagaagcagaaagaaaaagagaggaaggagcgtttgaagaaggagggaaaacTTTTAACAAAAGCTCAGCGAGAAGCCAGAGCCAGAGCAGAGGCTACGCTTAAACTGCTCCAAGCTCAGG GTGTTGAAGTGCCATCCAAAGACTCTGTGCCAAAGAAGAGGCCAATatatgaagacaaaaagaaaaagaagcagcagcagccagaaaatAAGGAAG tttcagAAAGCTTGGAGGTAACTTCCCCTGCTGAAGATGCTGTAGAACTAGAAACACCAGTGAAAGAAGAGACTCCTCTTCCAGTAGAGCCAG TTtcagaagagaaggaggaagaagaagaagcagaagatgcGGGTTTGGATGACTGGGAAGCTATGGTTAGTGATGAAGATGGAGAGAAAG AGAGCAAACCTGTCCACATTGAAgtcaaagaacaaaatgaagtggatgaggaagaagaggaggaggaagaggatgaggatgaagaagaggaggagagtgAAGAATCTGAAGATGGAGAAAGTGAAGGGAGtgatgatgaagatgaaaaGACTTCAGACGAGAGAGAGGCAGACTCCCAAGCTGCTGGAAAACAATCTATGGAAAAAAAGCCCAGCAAGGAAATAAGCTCTGATTCCGAGTATGACTCGGATGATGACCGCACTAAGGAAGAACGTGCTTATGACAAAGCTAAACGGAGAATTGAG AAACGACGAgctgaaaatagcaaaaatgtgAACACTGAAAAACTCAGAGCACCAGTTATTTGTGTCCTGGGGCATGTAGACACAGGCAAGACCAAAATTTTAGATAAG cTCCGCCATACTCACGTACAGGACAGTGAAGCTGGTGGTATCACTCAGCAGATCGGTGCGACTAATGTACCCCTTGAAGCTATTAATGAACAAACTAAGATGGTGAAAAAT tTTGACAGAGAGAACATAAAAATTCCAGGAATGCTGATAATTGACACTCCAGGACATGAGTCTTTCAG CAATCTAAGAAATAGAGGAAGCTCACTTTGTGATATCGCCATTCTCGTAGTTGACATCATGCATGGTTTGGAGCCACAGACAATTGAATCAATAAATCTGTTGAAATCTAAGAAATGCCCCTTTATAGTAGCTCTCAACAAG aTTGATAGGTTatatgactggaaaaaaagtccAGATACAGATGTAGCTGTAActttaaagaagcagaaaaagaatacaaaagatGAATTTGAAGAACGTGCAAAAGCCATTATAGTGGAATTTGCGAAACAG GGCTTGAATGCTGCCTTGTTTTATGAGAATAAGGATCCCCgcacttttgtttctcttgtacCTACCTCTGCTCACACAGGGGATGGCATGGGAAGTCTGATAGCTCTTCTCGTTGAGCTAACGCAAACTATGCTGACCAAGAGACTGGCTGAGTGTCAAGAACTGAGAGCTCAAGTCATGGAG GTTAAAGCACTGCCAGGCATGGGCACTACCATAGATGTTATTTTGATTAACGGGCGCCTGAAAGAAGGAGACACCATTATTGTTCCTGGGGTAGAAGGTCCCATAGTAACTCAGATTAGAGgtcttctgctgcctcctcctaTGAAGGAGCTACGAGTTAAG AACCAGTATGAAAAGCACAAAGAGGTCGTTGCTGCTCAAGGTGTGAAGATTCTTGGGAAGGATTTGGAAAAAACACTGGCTGGTTTGCCACTGCTCGTAGCTTATAAAGAGGATGAAGTCCCAGTCCTCAAG gaTGAACTAATACACGAACTGAAGCAAACACTGAATGCAATCAAATTAGAAGAGAAGGGTGTTTATGTCCAGGCTTCTACTTTAGGGTCTTTGGAAGCATTACTTGAATTTCTTAAAACATCAGAAGTGCCA TACGCAGGAATTAATATAGGTCCTGTCCATAAAAAAGACGTTATGAAGGCATCAGTTATGTTGGAGCATGACCCACA ATACGCAGTCATCCTAGCGTTTGATGTGAGGATTGAACGCGATGCACAGGAAATGGCTGATAGTTTAGGAGTTCGAATTTTTAGTGCTGAAATTATTTATCACTTATTTGATGCCTTCACAAAATATAGACAAGActacaaaaaacagaaacaagaagaatTCAA GCATATAGCAGTATTCCCTTGCAAGATGAAAATACTCCCTCAGTTTATTTTCAACTCCCGTGACCCAATAGTGATGGGTGTCGTTGTGGAGGCAGGCCAGGTGAAGCAGGGCACTCCCATGTGCGTACCCAGCAAAAAT TTTGTTGAAATTGGAATAGTTACAAGTATTGAAATAAACCACAAGCCAGTGGAGGTTGCAAAAAAAGGCCAAGAAGTATGTGTTAAAATAGAACCTATTCCTGGTGAATCACCTAAAATGTATGGGCGACATTTTGAAGCAACAGACATCCTCGTCAGTAAG ATCAGTCGTCAGTCCATCGATGCTCTGAAGGACTGGTTCAGAGACGAAATGCAGAAGTCTGACTGGCAGCTTATAGTAGAGCTGAAGAAAGTGTTTGAAATCATCTAG